A stretch of Methanococcus voltae PS DNA encodes these proteins:
- the tuf gene encoding translation elongation factor EF-1 subunit alpha has translation MAKEKPILNVAFIGHVDAGKSTTVGRLLLDGGAIDPQVITRLRREAEEKGKAGFEFAYVMDGLKEERERGVTIDIAHKKFPTDKYEVTIVDCPGHRDFIKNMITGASQADAAVLVVNVDDHNNGIQPQTREHIFLIRTLGVNQLAVAINKMDTVNFNEADYNAMKKMLSEELLKMLGYNPDNVPFIPVASLHGDNVFKKSENTKWYKGPTIAQVIDSFQPPQKPTNLPLRLPIQDVYSITGVGTVPVGRVETGIIRPGDKVVFEPSGSVGEVKTVEMHHEQLPSAEPGDNIGFNVRGVGKKDIKRGDVLGPVDNAPSVAAEFDAQIVVLQHPSVITAGYTPVFHAHTSQIACTFAELSKKLNPATGEVLEENPDFLKAGDAAIVKLIPTKPMVIENVKEIPQLGRFAIRDMGMTVAAGMAIKVVAKNK, from the coding sequence ATGGCAAAAGAAAAACCAATATTGAACGTTGCATTTATCGGACACGTTGATGCTGGTAAATCAACCACAGTAGGAAGATTATTATTAGACGGTGGAGCTATCGACCCTCAGGTAATTACAAGATTAAGAAGAGAAGCTGAAGAAAAAGGTAAAGCTGGATTCGAATTTGCTTACGTTATGGACGGTTTAAAAGAAGAAAGAGAGAGAGGTGTTACAATTGACATCGCTCACAAAAAATTCCCTACCGACAAATACGAAGTAACAATCGTAGACTGCCCAGGCCACAGAGACTTCATTAAAAACATGATTACCGGTGCTTCACAAGCTGACGCAGCTGTTTTAGTTGTTAACGTAGATGACCACAACAACGGTATTCAGCCACAAACAAGAGAACACATCTTCTTAATCAGAACATTAGGTGTAAACCAATTAGCTGTTGCAATTAACAAAATGGATACAGTTAACTTCAACGAAGCTGACTACAACGCTATGAAGAAAATGTTAAGCGAAGAGTTATTAAAAATGTTAGGTTACAACCCTGACAACGTACCTTTCATCCCTGTAGCTTCATTACACGGTGACAACGTATTCAAAAAATCAGAAAACACAAAATGGTACAAGGGTCCTACAATTGCTCAAGTTATTGACTCATTCCAACCTCCTCAAAAACCAACAAACTTACCATTGAGATTACCTATCCAAGATGTTTACTCAATCACTGGTGTAGGTACAGTTCCAGTTGGTAGAGTTGAAACAGGTATCATCAGACCAGGAGACAAAGTTGTATTTGAACCTTCAGGCTCAGTAGGAGAAGTTAAAACAGTGGAAATGCACCACGAACAGTTACCTTCAGCAGAACCAGGAGACAACATTGGTTTCAACGTAAGAGGTGTAGGTAAAAAAGACATCAAAAGAGGAGACGTTTTAGGTCCAGTTGACAACGCACCATCAGTTGCAGCTGAATTTGACGCTCAAATTGTTGTTTTACAACACCCTTCAGTTATCACAGCAGGATACACACCAGTATTCCACGCACACACATCACAGATTGCATGTACCTTTGCAGAGTTAAGCAAAAAGTTAAACCCTGCAACTGGTGAAGTTTTAGAAGAAAACCCAGACTTCTTAAAAGCTGGTGACGCTGCAATCGTTAAATTAATACCAACAAAACCAATGGTTATTGAAAACGTTAAAGAAATTCCACAACTCGGTAGATTCGCTATTAGAGATATGGGTATGACTGTAGCAGCTGGTATGGCTATTAAAGTTGTAGCTAAAAACAAATAA
- the rpsJ gene encoding 30S ribosomal protein S10, with protein MQKARIKLSSTKHTELDGVCDQIKAIAEKTGVDLAGPIPLPTKTLKVTTRKSTDGEGSSSFDRWTMKIHKRVIDIEADERTMKHIMKVRIPETVQIEIELRN; from the coding sequence ATGCAAAAAGCAAGAATAAAATTATCAAGTACAAAACATACAGAATTAGACGGTGTATGTGACCAAATTAAAGCAATCGCTGAAAAAACAGGTGTTGATTTAGCAGGTCCAATTCCATTACCAACAAAAACATTAAAAGTTACAACAAGGAAGTCAACCGACGGTGAAGGTTCATCATCATTCGACAGATGGACAATGAAAATTCACAAAAGAGTTATCGACATCGAAGCTGACGAAAGAACCATGAAACACATCATGAAAGTAAGAATTCCTGAAACCGTTCAAATTGAAATCGAATTAAGAAACTAA